The Methanosarcina barkeri str. Wiesmoor DNA segment ATCGCTTGAGGTCGCAGAAATTCTAAAAGAGCTGGGTATTGAAGCTGAACTTTATACCTGCGAAAACCTTGGCTATCCTGAAGAAAGAATTGCAAAAGGTACTCCTGAAAATCCACCGGTTCCGGAAACGATTCTTTACGGGCTGCTTGTCGTACAAAAAAGGTAATTCTTTGATAAGCAAACAGAGTTTCGGCGTTGGATAGGCAGAGTCCAGTGAGACAGATAATTCTGTAGAGCCCGTGATTTCCAGTGCACGGGTTTGAACAGGTGAGAGCACTGAAATCCAGTTTCTGATTTACCTTGGTATGAGGTTCAACTTACTATGAAGTTTACCTTACCATGAAGTTTAACTTACATGAGATTTACCTTACCATGTGGTTTAACTTACAATGAAGTTTAACTTACAATGAGGTTCATGACCGTATAAAATATCAAGTCTCCAAAGACAACTGCGGTAATAAAGCCCACTGTAATTGAAAGCATGAATGGCAGGCCTGGAGTAACCCAGATATCTTTCCCAATCAAACCTTTTTTCAGATACTCCTCAAGTTCAGGTTTCTGATCCGCATCGAAGTTGAGGCCTGCACGGACAAATGTTTTTTTGAGGCTTCCGCTTTCGTCAAGCTCAAATTTTTCAAGCAGGCCAAGGTGTTTTTTATATTTCAGAGAAGAAATCTCTGTCCGGTATCCTATAAACATGTAAAGCGGATTTTTGATCATCTCAGGTGAAAAATGCAGGAGATTATAGCCGAACATCCCGAGGGGAACAAGTGTTGTCATCAGGAGGGCATTTCCCAGGACCGTAAAAGTGAAAATCCCTATAGGGGGAACCCCTAGCAGGGGATATATTTTTTCTGAAAAGCTAAAAACCGGATAAGAAGGAAAAAGGATGGAAAGCACGATCAATCCCTTTGCATCCCCTCCCCCAAAAGCCCCAACCTGGAAAAGGAGATAGACGGCCGTAAAAACAAGAACTCCTGATAAAATAAGAGGCATGAGGTAGGAAAGTCCGCCTGTAAGAATTTCATAAAAAACGAACCCTGAACCCGATGCAAGCATGTATTTCCAGACTTTATTTGAGACCCTGCGGGAGTTAAGGTCAGAATAACACGAGTACAGTAAAAAGGGTATGCTGAAGAGGATTTTGAGGATTTCTATCATTTCAACCCTGCAATGAAATTAGTTTTTAGAGTTATTTACATTTATTACTTATTTAATTTATTGGTTATGTGATTAAAAATTTCCTGCAGAGCAACTAAGGATTTCACTCTCTATATAAAGTATCAGCAGAGTGATAAAAGGCTGAAAAGGGCTTGATAAAACGACCAAAAAAAGATGAAACCCAGTTTCGAGTAGATATAATCCTGAGTTTGACAGTTTGATTTTTATGTGGGAAGATTGTTTTCATATCCGTTGGAATGATAAGTAATATTATTTCAACAAATTTTTGCCCATTTTTTACGATTCTATTTGACAGATGATTTTCTATCTCTTGATGGCCATTTTTATGATTTTTGACCAAATTTTTGGTATAGAATTTGACAGATAGCATGAATCTCATATAAAATATAGATACTATCCAAAAAGTCAGGTCCAAAAGTGCTAAAATGGGATAAAAATCTCTATTAATTTACCTTATAGTGATTGTGAAGCTGGAAAATCAGAGGCAATTTGACAAAATTTATGAATACTGTCAATTGATTTTTAACAAAAAATTGAAGCCTCTCACTAAATTCAATTTACACTGTCAAACTAAGGTATAATAACAATTTCATAACGCGTTGGGGAAGCCACTACCATCGTTAACGAGCGATAAGCTTATACATAAGAAGTTCTATTTTATGGTGCTTATTCCTTTTTAGGTTTCAAAAACAACATGGGCTCGTGGTCTAGACGGTTATGACGTCGCCTTCACACGGCGGAGGTCCTGGATTCGAATTCCAGCGGGCCCACTTAATTATTCTTGTTTTATGATTTAGAGGCTTTATGAACTTCCTTTTCTAATGCTTCGATTCTTGCTTTAAGGTTGGATTTTTCTTCGGGTTGTGTAACTTTAAGTTCACAGTTAAGCTCTTTTTCAAAAATAGGTTTTTTATGATTTCCCAATATTACTTATTTCTATATCCAGTATTTTGATTTTCTGTAGTAGTTACTTCCATTTTATTGATGAACTTAAAAAATCACTTGCCAAATTAAGTGCATCTTCTCTACCATATTTTGGTGCTTGATTTATAATGACTTTGATAAATGTAGTTATATATTCCAAGTCATCAGTCATATTTTTTTCATACAGGACTTGTCCTATCCTACATATTCCTCTCAACGTTAACATAACCAAATCATTAGGCATCTTATCAAGTTCTTTAAAATACTCATCTAGTAATTTATCTTCCTCCACATACTCTTCAAATTCTTCTTCGCTGTACTCTTCATATTCTTCTTCCATATACGTGCCTACAAAATCTCTATATATTATTGTTGAAAGTGGTTGCAATATATCATGGTATACACCTCTTATCTTATATTGAGCAGATATTTCGCCAATGTCGTTGAGAGAGTGAGCTACGGTCCTTTGCAAGTATTTCATATTTATTTCAGATGATGTGTCAATAATAGCTTGAAAATGTCTAATAGACACAACTGTCATCCTCATATTTCTTTGCTCAGCTGCAATTTTTCCAATTTCACCAATCCTACCGAGCGCTAGTGATGCTTCAGAATCCTTTTGCCTCTCAATAAAAATCATCATAATCTCATAAAACCAGTTTAGAACTAAAATAACACACTCATCATCGCTCTTATGTATAGCTAATTTTCCAGTGCTAAGAAAGTGTTTTGAGAATAAATTGAATATTTTTTCAAGCTCTTCGTCTTTAATATCATTATTTTTCAATATATCAAAAGAAATCTTTCTTAAGACTAACAAACCATCTCTTGAAGTATCATAATCATGTTTCATTAGCGAGCTATTTACTATGTCTATTATTGGTAAAACAGGATCTTTGTTGTTTACATTAAGGTCTTCAGTGTTTAAAAAAATATTATCTGAGCTACGATTATACAAACCGCTGAAGAAGTCAAAATCTTTTGTCTCTATTGATAGAATATTATTTTTTGTAATTTTCTCTGATAGAAACATCATCATTGTTAAAGGTTTAAGTAAATCAATTGTATTCAGCATATAAGGTATTAAAGCGATAAATGAAAATAATCCTAAAAAATAAGCGAAAAAAATATGACCATCTGATATTGCATTATCATTTAAATTTGTTAATATGCTAAGTTGATAAATTATTGCTCCTATATATATTATCAAAAGTATCCAAAAGTCTGGATTTCTATTTTTAAATATATCTATTAATCTTGTTGAGTAGGATGATGATGTCTGCTGAACTGCCACTAAAGTCAGTGTAACTACTATTGCAACTATGGCAGCTTCACTTTGTATTAAAGCACTGAGCATGTATCTAGAATTATCAATGTTAGTATTACCCATAGTCGTATTTAAAAAAAGTTCAAAAGTTGATAAAATAGCATTTGATACAAACAAAGATATTACCATGACAATAAAATAAATAAGTATTCTTTTTATCCAAGTTAAATTTGATTTATTCGGAATGAATATTATTACAATAAGTGGAATTATAGATATTAAATAGAGTACTTTAAGAATATTAGCATATTTTTCAGGTAGATGCAGATAATAAAGGCAACCTACAAGT contains these protein-coding regions:
- a CDS encoding DUF2254 family protein; this encodes MNYPDDDTKNRKLVSHSIVYMILLVGCLYYLHLPEKYANILKVLYLISIIPLIVIIFIPNKSNLTWIKRILIYFIVMVISLFVSNAILSTFELFLNTTMGNTNIDNSRYMLSALIQSEAAIVAIVVTLTLVAVQQTSSSYSTRLIDIFKNRNPDFWILLIIYIGAIIYQLSILTNLNDNAISDGHIFFAYFLGLFSFIALIPYMLNTIDLLKPLTMMMFLSEKITKNNILSIETKDFDFFSGLYNRSSDNIFLNTEDLNVNNKDPVLPIIDIVNSSLMKHDYDTSRDGLLVLRKISFDILKNNDIKDEELEKIFNLFSKHFLSTGKLAIHKSDDECVILVLNWFYEIMMIFIERQKDSEASLALGRIGEIGKIAAEQRNMRMTVVSIRHFQAIIDTSSEINMKYLQRTVAHSLNDIGEISAQYKIRGVYHDILQPLSTIIYRDFVGTYMEEEYEEYSEEEFEEYVEEDKLLDEYFKELDKMPNDLVMLTLRGICRIGQVLYEKNMTDDLEYITTFIKVIINQAPKYGREDALNLASDFLSSSIKWK
- a CDS encoding A24 family peptidase C-terminal domain-containing protein; protein product: MIEILKILFSIPFLLYSCYSDLNSRRVSNKVWKYMLASGSGFVFYEILTGGLSYLMPLILSGVLVFTAVYLLFQVGAFGGGDAKGLIVLSILFPSYPVFSFSEKIYPLLGVPPIGIFTFTVLGNALLMTTLVPLGMFGYNLLHFSPEMIKNPLYMFIGYRTEISSLKYKKHLGLLEKFELDESGSLKKTFVRAGLNFDADQKPELEEYLKKGLIGKDIWVTPGLPFMLSITVGFITAVVFGDLIFYTVMNLIVS